The genome window GGCGGGGGTGACGATCCCGTCTCCGTTGAAGCGGGTCTGGGCAAAGATCTGCTCCGTATCGCAGGCATCCTCGATGGAGACCTCGGTAGCCCCTGCCCTCCCCAGGTTCTCAAGGATGGTCCGTGCCGAAACCAGCAGGCTCTCCCCTTCCCCAGTCTCCGGGTTGATGGCGTCGAGGGGAACGCAGCCATCCCCCTTCAGGAGACGGTCGGGGTCCCGCAGGCGTGGAGCGATCCAGGCAAAGGCGGCAAGGATCTCCGGAACCCGGATGTGCCCGTCCTGATCCGTGTCGATCAGCTCCAGCGTCCGCCTGTCGAACACGACGCCGGCAACGGGACAACTGAGCGCCACCCACAGTTTCTGATCCAGCGTCTCCAGGGCGAGCAGGTCCCGGCCGGAATCAAGCTGGACCTGGTCGAACCCTCCGGCGCGAAAGAAGCGCCACACATGGGTCTTGTCATTCTGTACGGAGGAAACGGCCACGGCATTTCTCCCTTCTCCACGGAATGGCTCCACGTCGTCGCTGGAGAGACCTCTCCCCCGTACCGTCCCGACGACACTCAAAGGGTACCACATCGGAGTGTAACCGCCAGGGTCAACCCGCTACTTCGGCTCCGGCAGATCAGGATCGGCGCGCCTTCGCTCTGCCCGCGCCCCTGCCGGGCTTGCCGCTGCCAAATACCATGCCCTGGCCGGCGAGTTGGATGAGTTCCCCCTCCCCGAAGAGCCGGATCGTCCCGAACTCGCCGTCGTATCCGGACCTGCGGATCACCCTGCCCTCCCGCATCCTGGCAATAGCCTCACCCAGAAGCGGTGCATAGTCGTTGATCTCGGACGGATCGGCATGAAGGAGCAGGCCGAATTCGGAACCGAAGCGGTTAATGATCTGGCCATACTGTCGCAGCACTTCCTTGCCGGCAGGCCCCACCCCGAGCAGTTCGCCGAGAATCTCCGGAAGCGGGATCAGGCTGTGAAATCGTGGTGCTTCCGGTGGATACAGCGGCTCTTCACGGTCCGCCAGATCCATGACCCGGTGATGCACCCCGACCGTGAGCGGCTTGCCGCATACCGGGCAGCGAAGACCCAGTCTGCGCGTCTCATGGGGATCGAGGCAAACCCGGCAGTTCCGGTGGCCATCGAAATGGTATTTCCCCTCCTCGGGAAAGAATTCGATGGTGCCGGGGAAGGTCTCGCGACGATTTTCCCTCAGGGCCGCACGTAGCGAGAAATAGTCGAACCCGGTGGCAAAGAGGTTCGCCTCGCGGCCGAGCTTCTGGGGGGAATGGCAGTCGGAATTGGAGATAAGGGCAAAACGGTCCAGGGAAGAGACGAGCCGGTTCATTGCGGGATCTGAGGAGAGACCGGTCTCCAGGGCAAAGATATGGGGGGTGAGATCGCCGAAGCACTCCTCCACGGCGTCGAATCCCGATCTAGAGCCGAACAGGGAAAACCAGGGGGTCCAGATGTGAGCCGGCACCATAAACCCTTCGGGAGCCTGTTCAAGGAGTATTTCCAGCAGGTTGCGGCTGTCGAGCCCGAGGATGGGGCGGCCATCCGATATGATGTTGCCAATGCCCGAAAGGACGCGGTTCAGCCGTTCGGCAGAGGCGAAATCGGGGACGTAGAGGAGGTTGTGGATCTTGCGGACCGCACCGTGGCGCTTGTAGATGCTGCTGATCTCGGCGGTCAGAAGGAAGCGGACAGAAGCTGCCGACGGGTTCACCCCCGGAAGCGGGGAAGGAATGGCATCCTCATTTTTCAGGCGGAACAGGCCAGGCTCGGCCTCCACCAGATCCTCTCTGAGCTGGCAGAACCAGGCCGGGTGGGTGAAGTCGCCGGTTCCCACCACCTGGATACCCTTGATCCCGGCCCAGGCGGCCAGGCCGGTCAGGGTGCTCTCCCGGCTCGTTGCCCGGGAATAGGGAGAATGGATATGGAGATCGGCAACATAGTTCATGGGGTATCGCTTCCTCGATGCAGGGGGTTGGTTCCGGAAATGTGCTCCCGGTGCGTCACATCACAAACTTTCCTGATCAAATACCTATAGATTAAAGCAGTACACGCTGTTTTCGAACAGGTAAACCTCGGGTAACCGGGGGGCACAAAGCCGCGGGTCCCCTGCAGCAGCCGGGGACGGCCGGGCCAACGAAGAAACAGTTTCCACGCGCATTCACGTGGTCTGTTTCTTTTTTTTTACATTATCACCCGCTCTTGGCGGGACAAGGAAAGGAGTCGTTGGACATGAAGCTGATCCTCGCCGCACTCGTCGTACTCGTTTCATCCGTAGTAGCAGATGCATCGCAGGTCAAGGTTGTCGTATCTGCCACCTCGAAGTCGTCGTCACTGGCAGCATATTACGGCACGCAACTCACCATCCAGGTCCCCCGTGGTGCCTCGGTGAAACTCGCCACTGCGGCTGTCGATCCGAACGAGATCGATCCCGGCAGCATCGTCCTGGTGAACACCAGCATCCCAGCCGACCAGACCATCGTCACTTCCGCCCTGTCACCCGCACCGACAACCACCGATTACGACACCGTCTCCCTTGCAGTGACCAGTGTCAATGGGATCAAGTTCGGCAGCCTGGTAGCGCTTATGCTCGATGTAAAACCGGGCGTAAGCCTCAGCAGATACTCCAAACTCGTCAACCTGAGTCCGAAGCTCCTGTCGTACAAGCTCTTCGACGCAAATGGAAATGAGATATCGACCAAGCTGGCCTACGAGAACCTGAAGACATATATCCAGCAGTAAGCTTCGAGGGGTTCCCCCCAGTCTAGGCTGGAAGCTCTATCCCCAGCTTTTTCATCACCTGCTTCATGTCCGCCCAGACCTCGCGTTTCATGGCAGGGTTCCTGAGCAGAAAGGCCGGATGAAAGGTGGGCATGAGCGGGATGCCATGATAGTCGTGGAAGCGGCCACGGAGCCGGGAGATCGGCTCTTTGCTCCTGAGCAGGGTCTGCACGGCAAAGGTCCCCAGCGCAACCACCACGTCGGGTGCGATAGACTGTACCTGGCGGAGCATGAACGGATGGCATTGCTCGATCTCCGACGGCAACGGGTTCCTGTTGTTGGGAGGCCGGCACTTGAGGACATTGCAGATATAGACGTCACTCCGCTGGAACCCCATTGCCTGGATGATCTTGGTCAAAAGCTGCCCTGCCTCGCCGACGAACGGCTCCCCCTGGAGGTCTTCCTCCCGCCCCGGCGCCTCTCCGACAAAGACGATGCGCGCCTGAGGATTGCCGACGCCGAACACCAGCCTGGTCCGTCCCGAGGCGAGCTGGCACCGCTGACAATCTCCCAGTTCCTCGCGAATCAAGGTCAGTGTCTCCCGCTCTCCCGGAGATGCTGCAGCCACGGCGGGTGCAGGCTGCAAAAGCAGGTCCCGCTCGGTGGGGGAGACCCCGGCATCCATGGCGAGCGGCAGTTCATCGACGCCGCTCTCCTGCAGGTCGACCAGACAGGCCCGCAAGGAACCGAGCAGGCTATCCCTTTCATCACCGCTGTCCATGACACCTCCCTTTACATTTCCATCCATTTCGATTACTGTGATTCCCATGCATGTGGCCTTGATCGCGCTACTGATCGTCATTGCCCTGCCGGCATCCGCTTTTGCCTGGGGGGGAGGTACGCATCTGCAGCTCGGCACTTATATCCTCAACAACCTGCAGCTTCTTCCCACTGCCGTCGCTGCCGTCATCGGCACCTACCCCTACGATTTCCTCTACGGCTGCATTGCGGCTGACATCACCGTAGGCAAGAAATTCACCCATTTCCTCCTCAACTGCCATCGCTGGCACGTCGGACGGACCGTTCTGGTCCATGCCTCCACGGACCCGCAACGTTCCTGCGCCTATGGCTATCTCGCCCACTTGGCAGCCGACTGCATCGCCCACAACTATTACGTCCCGCTCATGACCATGGGGAGCTTTTCCACCCTGACCCTGAAGCACGCTTACTGGGAGGTCCGTTTCGACAGCTATGTGGAGCGGGAGATCTGGGAGACCGGCGTGAAGGTGGCGCGGGAGCATTTCCAGGAAAACGACGAGCTGCTCAGGAAGGTCATCGCCGAGACCATCTTCTCCTTCGGCACCAACAAGCGGATCTTCAACTCCATCATGCTCCTGACCCGGCTGGAGAAGTGGCAGCAGGCGATCAGGACGCTCAACGAGTCGTCCCGTTTCACCCTGGAAGAAATCGACCGCGACGAATACCTGGAACTCTCCAGGGAAGCGATCTGCGACGTGCTGGTGAACATGGAACAGTCGCGCTATTTCCGGGCCGATCCCACCGGCGAGCGCGCCCTGGAAGCATCGGAAGCGGTGCGGAAAAATCTCCGCCTCCTCTATCAGAGCGGCAAGGTCAGCAAAAAACAGGCTGAGGAGCTGCTGGTGGGGTTGAAGCTCAAGCTTGCCGAGTCCATCTGCGACAGCGACACCTTGCAGCAGATCCTGGCAGGGGTTTGACCGATCAGACCGGCGTGGCCCGCAGGGCAACGATCCGGTCAAGGATCAGGTCTGCCAGCTCTTCCTTCGCCATGATACCCGGTTCTTCCACCCGGCCGTCGGGGAAGAGCAGCCGCACGATGTTGGTTTCCACGTCGAATCCGGCACCCGGCTGGCCGACATCGTTGGCAACGATCAGGTCGAGGTTTTTCTCCTGCAGCTTCCTGCGGGCGTTGACCAAGAGGTCCTCGGTTTCGGCGGCAAAACCGATCACCAGGCGGCCATCCTTTTGGCGCCCCACCTCGGCCAGGATATCCGGATTCCGCTCCATCTCCAGCGTCATCTGCCCCGCATGCTTCTTCACCTTGGCTTCCGACCGCTCCTTTGGCCGATAATCGGCCACCGCAGCAGCCTTTATCACAATGGAACTCTCCTTGAGCCTTGCCTGCACGGCCTCCAGCATCTGCGCTGCAGTCGATACCCTGACCGTTTCCGGTCCCCATGGGTCGGGCAAACAGGTCGGGCCGCTTACCAGGATCACCCGTGCCCCCCGCCGCCATGCCGCGCGGGCAATGGCATAGCCCATCTTTCCCGAAGAGTGGTTGCTGATGAAGCGGACCGGATCGATCTCCTCGCGGGTCGGCCCGGCGGTGACCAGGACGGTCTCGCCGGCCAGGTCATCCGGCGCGAGGAGCGCGACCGCCTCCTCCAGGATCACGGCAGGGTCCTGCATCTTCCCCTCCCCTTGCCAGCCGCAGGCGAGCATGCCGGTAACCGGAGCCACGAAGCGATAGCCAAGGTTCCTGAGCCGTTCTTCATTGGCCTTGTACAGGGGATTCTGGAACATATTGACGTTCATGGCAGGGACGATGAGGACCGGTGCCCTGGTGGCCATCACCGCGGTAGTCAGCAGATCGTCGGCGATCCCGCTTGCGATCTTGCCGATCACGTTGGCCGTTGCCGGGGCGATGACAAAGAGGTCGGCCCGCTCGGCCAGCGAGATATGGCCGATCTCCTGCTCTTCGATCAGGTTGAAGAGCTGCTGGTGCACCGGGTTGCCCGACAGGGTCTGAAAGGTGAGCGGGCCGACAAACTCGGTGGCAGCCTTGGTCATGATCACCTGGACGGTCGCACCGGCCTTGGTGAAGAGCCGTACCAGTTCCACCGCCTTGTAGGCCGCAATCCCGCCGCTTACCCCCAACACGATCGTTTTGCCCTGCAGCATGGCACCTCCGGAGTCGGCTGACAGTACGCTGGACATGATTTTCGGGTCATGCAGCGGCTGCCGGCAGTCAGCTATCTGACGTACGGATTGTTTCGTTTCTCCTCGCCGATGGTAGTACTCGGGCCATGACCCGGAATGACCACCGTCTCGTCGGGGAGCGTATAGAGCTTGGTCTTGATGGAATCGACCAGGGTTTCGAGGGAACCTCCCGGCAGGTCGGTCCGGCCGATGGAGTCGGCAAAGAGGGTATCGCCGGTAATCACCAGCCCACGATCAGCAAAATAGAGCGAACAGCCGCCAGGGGTATGTCCGGGGGTGTGCAACACCGCAATGGTGGTATTCCCCACGGTGATGCGCATGCCGTCCGAAAGCTCCCGGTCCGGCGGCGGCGAGTTCTCGGTGGAGAGTCCGTACATGGTGGCGATCTCCGCTGCCCGCTTGAGCTGCGCAACATCGGCCGGATGGATGAGCAGACTGGCCCCGGTGGCGTCAAGAACCACCTTGTTCCCCCCCACATGGTCGAAATGACCATGGGTGTTGATGACATGGACGATCTTCAGCTTGCGGCCCGCGGCCAGATGTAGAATCCTTCCCGGTTCTGCTCCGGGGTCGACAATCACCCCTTCGCCGTTTCCGCAGTCTATCAGCAGGCAGTTGACCCCGAGCGGGCCGACAACGATCGTTTCCACGTGCATCCTGTTCCCTTTCGCATTCTGTTGCGGCTGTTCCCGACCGACGCAGGCGCTAACCGCCATTCCCGTCAGCAGCAGGACAATCGCAACGATGATTCGTATCCTGACCATGACTCGCCCGGTTACCCCCGGCTCAGAACAGGTCGAGGTTTTCGTCCTTGAGCCTGGTGAAGGGGTTGTTCTGGAATCCCGCCCGCTCCCGGCCCGTACCGGCCGCAGCACTCTCCGGTTTCGCCGGGGGCTCTGCCACCGGAAGCGGCGGCAGGATCTGCTCCTCTTCCTCATCCGGAGGGACATCCTTGAAGAAATAGCGGTCATAGAGCCGATGATAGGCGGTCCAGCGCGACTGGCTCTCCGGTTCGCGGTTGATATGGGTCCTGATCCCATTGATCTTGGAATCGAGGTCGTCGAGATAGTTGAGGATGGTCGCCTCCAGGGTCTTGGGGCGCTTGGGCGAACCATACTCGTACTGACCGTGGTGGGAAAGGAGCATATGCTTGAGCAGCATGGCATACCCGTCCGGGAACCCCGGAATGCCGGCAATCCTCTCGTGGAGCATCTCGACACCGATGGTGATGTGACCGATCAGCTTCCCCTCGTCGGTATAGTCGAAGGAGCGATAATAGGTCATCTCCCGCACCTTCCCCACATCGTGGAGAAGCGCCCCCACCACCAGGAGATCCCGGTTGAGCGGTGCGTAGAGGGGAAGGATCGCATCCACCAGGCGGGCTACGGCCAGTGAATGCTCCAGGAGCCCTCCCAGGAAGACGTGATGCATCCCCTTGGCCGCAGGAGCTGTCCGGTAGCCGGCCATGAATTCGGCATCGCCGAGAAACGACTCCATGAGGCTCCGCAGGTGCCGGTCCTCCAGGGAGGCAACGAGCCCGGCTAGCTCCTGCTCCATCTCGGCGATATCCCGCGCGGTCTTGGGAAGGAAATCTGCCAGTTCGACCCGCTGCTCCGGCACCTTGGACAGCTCGGCGATCACCAGCTGCATCTTGCCGAGATAGATGGTGGCCTTTCCCCTGACGGCAAGGAAATCATCCTTGTCAAAAGCGGCACCCACCACATCCACATTATCCCAGACCTTGGCATCCAGCTCGCCAGTCTTGTCCATCAGCCTGAGCGTCAGGTACGGCTTGCCGTTCTTGGCCATGGCCGTGGTCTTTTCCTTCACCAGAAAGACCGTGTCCACCTGGTCGCGGTCCTTAATATCCGCAATATAGATCTTGCTCACGTCGACTCCTTTGCCCGTATCCCCCATGCCCGGTACAAACGGGCTGCC of Geobacter sp. contains these proteins:
- the coaBC gene encoding bifunctional phosphopantothenoylcysteine decarboxylase/phosphopantothenate--cysteine ligase CoaBC, which codes for MLQGKTIVLGVSGGIAAYKAVELVRLFTKAGATVQVIMTKAATEFVGPLTFQTLSGNPVHQQLFNLIEEQEIGHISLAERADLFVIAPATANVIGKIASGIADDLLTTAVMATRAPVLIVPAMNVNMFQNPLYKANEERLRNLGYRFVAPVTGMLACGWQGEGKMQDPAVILEEAVALLAPDDLAGETVLVTAGPTREEIDPVRFISNHSSGKMGYAIARAAWRRGARVILVSGPTCLPDPWGPETVRVSTAAQMLEAVQARLKESSIVIKAAAVADYRPKERSEAKVKKHAGQMTLEMERNPDILAEVGRQKDGRLVIGFAAETEDLLVNARRKLQEKNLDLIVANDVGQPGAGFDVETNIVRLLFPDGRVEEPGIMAKEELADLILDRIVALRATPV
- a CDS encoding uracil-DNA glycosylase, whose product is MDSGDERDSLLGSLRACLVDLQESGVDELPLAMDAGVSPTERDLLLQPAPAVAAASPGERETLTLIREELGDCQRCQLASGRTRLVFGVGNPQARIVFVGEAPGREEDLQGEPFVGEAGQLLTKIIQAMGFQRSDVYICNVLKCRPPNNRNPLPSEIEQCHPFMLRQVQSIAPDVVVALGTFAVQTLLRSKEPISRLRGRFHDYHGIPLMPTFHPAFLLRNPAMKREVWADMKQVMKKLGIELPA
- a CDS encoding MBL fold metallo-hydrolase; the protein is MHVETIVVGPLGVNCLLIDCGNGEGVIVDPGAEPGRILHLAAGRKLKIVHVINTHGHFDHVGGNKVVLDATGASLLIHPADVAQLKRAAEIATMYGLSTENSPPPDRELSDGMRITVGNTTIAVLHTPGHTPGGCSLYFADRGLVITGDTLFADSIGRTDLPGGSLETLVDSIKTKLYTLPDETVVIPGHGPSTTIGEEKRNNPYVR
- a CDS encoding HD domain-containing protein, with the translated sequence MSKIYIADIKDRDQVDTVFLVKEKTTAMAKNGKPYLTLRLMDKTGELDAKVWDNVDVVGAAFDKDDFLAVRGKATIYLGKMQLVIAELSKVPEQRVELADFLPKTARDIAEMEQELAGLVASLEDRHLRSLMESFLGDAEFMAGYRTAPAAKGMHHVFLGGLLEHSLAVARLVDAILPLYAPLNRDLLVVGALLHDVGKVREMTYYRSFDYTDEGKLIGHITIGVEMLHERIAGIPGFPDGYAMLLKHMLLSHHGQYEYGSPKRPKTLEATILNYLDDLDSKINGIRTHINREPESQSRWTAYHRLYDRYFFKDVPPDEEEEQILPPLPVAEPPAKPESAAAGTGRERAGFQNNPFTRLKDENLDLF